One Caenibius sp. WL genomic window, GAAAGCTTTAACGGATCGTTGCGTGATGAACTGCTCAACGGCGAGATTTTCTACTCGCTCGCCGAGGCCCGCATCCTGATCGAAGCGTGGCGACGACACTACAACACCGTCCGGCCGCACAGCTCGCTCGGGTATCGACCGCCGGCGATGGAGGCGTCAATGCACTAACAATCCGCCCGGGCCACTCGGTAGGGGCCGGTCAGTCTTGCGAAGCATAGGATGGGACTCTGCCAGCATTCGATCAGTATTCGAACGAGAGTTCCAATCCATAAGTTCGCGACTGGTCAAAAAAGGCGCTGGATGTGCCGGTATTGAACTGCGCAATATAATATTCCTTGTCCGCCAGGTTGCGCCCGAAAGTGGAGAGGCGCCATTTCCCACCCCCGATAGGTATATCACTCAGCGTCAGGTGTGCATCCAGGAGACCATACTTTTCAGACTTTGACCGGGGGTCCGAAGTCGATGTGGGCGTCAGACCCTGATAATAATAACAATAATCGAGATTAGCGCCCAACTGACTGATGGCCATCGGCGGAAACTGGTATTCAACCTTTGCGCTGATCGTTTGCGGCGCCATGTCGATGAAGCGGAAGCGCAGCGATAGCGGAAAGCGCACATAAAGCATCACCGCCATCCGGATGACCTCTGGCGAGGAGTGGAAATACCTGAATGGATTGGCCGGTTTGCGAGGGCGAGGCATCGCCCCGCCCTACGCATCCCCCCTCATTCCAGCAATCGGTACAATCCTTCTGACAGTGCCAGGGTAAAACATCCTAATGAAGAAGGTGACAATAATTGATGCCGGCCCGGGCGGGATATGTGCTGGGATCAAGCTGACATGCGCCTACCCTACCCCGCAACCATCGCTCAGCCAATCGGTGCAATCCCTTTGACAGCACTCTCAAATTGATTTGAGATAAGCGCTGCTACGCGCGACGGCTTTTACCGGTCCATCGGAGAAAGGCGGTTCTTGTTCGATATAAAAGCTGCGGACGCCGGCTATCCATGCGGCCTTGAGAATTTCGGGCCAATTCAGATCGCCCGATCCCACTTCTGCCGGGTGTTGCTGAAACGCATAATTCGGAACGGGGTTTCGCTTGATATCCTTCACATGCATCTGCGTAAAACGGCCAGGATACCTACGTAGCCATTCAACAGGGTCATGGCCTGCGGCCGCTATCCAGCCTGCATCCATTTCGAATGTGACGAGATCGGGATCACTTTGGGCGAGCAAAATTTCCATACCTGTCGTCTTGCCAAGAGGGGCAAATTCTACGTTGTGATTGTGATAGCCCAAACGCAAACCGTGTTTGCGCAACTGGGCACCAAGGCCGTTCAGGAAATCGGAAAAATGCTCATACGTATCGGTCGAGAGCACACCTCCGCCTTTCTTCGCCAACGTCACAATGTCAATTTTCTCTCCCCAGCGATTGCCATCCTCGAACTGAATGATTGGCAGAACGATCTGGGTCACCCCCAATTCACCAGCATATGCGGTAATCTCTTCGATATTCCCGAAAGTGAGCCCCGAGACCTGGGGGACGAGCGAAGCAACAGGCACATGCAATCCTGTTGCCCGCAAGCCCGCGGCATTCAGGCTCTGCCGCATCTGTTTTGCTGATCGCCCATGAAACGACGCGATTTCAACAACCTCGATACCCAGTTCCGCTACCTTCTGCAGCGTCCCGTCGAAGTCGCGTTTGAGGTCCCCATCCAGCGTGTAAAGCTGCAACCCGAGAGGGGTTCCGCGTGAACTGAAGAAACGGCGGGTGGACGCCGCAGCGGCACTGGCCAATGTTCCCCCCGCTAATGACGCGAGCCCGGCACAAAGCAGGTTTCGGCGATTTACCATCATCTGGATCAGACCTTTCCTTCTTTGAGGAATTCGGCAGCATGGTGTGCAGCACGCGCAGAAAGAGCCATGTAAGTCAGCGAAGGGTTCTGGCAGCCACTTGAAGCCATCGCCGCCCCATCGGTAATAAAGAGATTGGGAACATCGTGCGCCTGATTGAAAGCGTTGAGCACTGACGTCTTGGGATTCTTGCCCATGCGGGCTGTTCCCATCTCGTGAATGCCCAGCCCAGGAGCCCCCGGAACCGCATTCGTGGCCATTATCTGTCCGCCGGCAGCTTCCACCATCGCTTTTCCATCGGCGACCATCTGTGCGGCCATTTTGCGCTCGTTTTCGCCGATCGCGCATTCGATATGCACGATGGGTATGCCCCATTTATCCTTGCGTGTGGGGTGCAGAGTCACCCGATTATCGGGATTGGGCAACATCTCGCCAAAACCGGTGATAAACACCACCCAGGGTCCAACGTGGCTCGTGCGTGCTTTCAATTCCGCACCAATTCCGGGCATACCCAAGGCAGTCGCACGCCAGCCTGCATGCATCACGCCGCCTTGATACCCATAACCACGCAGGAAACCGCCCGGCTCGCTGACATTGCGGAAGCGCGGAATATACAACCCATTCGGACGGCGGCCGAATGAAGTGGTATTCGGACCATCTGGCAGAATGCCCGCAGCCAGCAGGCCATAGAGATGGTCCATCAGATTGCGGCCGACCATATCCGAGCTGTTGGCCAGGCCATTGGGAAAAGCGTCAGACGCGGAGTTTAGCAGGATCTGCGCGGTCCCTATAGTCGAAGCATTGCAGAAGATGATTTTCGCCTCGTAAGTGCGCCTCTCCTTCGTATTGGCATCGATCACCCGCACGCCCGTGGCTTTTCCCGTCTGCGGATCGTGGACGATCGAATGAACGATTGCATCCGCCACCAGCGTGAGATTGCCGGTTTTCTTCGCTGCCGGAAGGGACGAACTGAGGCTCGAATGATATGCGCCATAGCTGCATCCCCGTTCACAGAACGAGCGCACCTGACAGGTCGCCCTGCCCAGCTCCACATGATGCGGCTGCGCTTTCGATAGGTTGGCCACGCGGCCGGGGATGACCTTGCGGCCAGGAAATTTCGCTTCCACTGCCCGCTTGAAAAGCTGTTCTCCATCGTTGAGCGCAAACGGCGGCAGAAACTCGCCATCGGGTAATTGCGGCAGGCCCTCCTGCGAGCCGGATACGCCGATAAACCGCTCGATGTGATCGTACCACGGAGCGAGATCATCATAACGGATCGGCCAATCCACCCCATGGCCGTCCTTGGCATTCGCTTCAAAATCCATCGGCGACAGCCTGTAAGTCTGGCGCCCCCACATCAACGAGCGACCGCCTACATGATTGCCCCTGATCCAGGAGAAAGGCTTGTCTTCGGGCGTCGAATAGGGATGCTCGCTATCCTTCACCCAGAAATCCTTGTTGGCACTGCTCATGGCATAGCACTGGCTCTGGATCGGATAGTCCCGCTTCACTTCATTTTCTGGAATCATGCCGGCATTGGGAAGCTCCCACGGTTGCATCCAGTCAGTATAGTCCTCTCCCGGTTCCAGATTGCGGCCCCGTTCCAGCACCAGCGTCTTCAATCCACGCTCGCACAGTTCCTTGGCCACGATTCCGCCGCTCATCCCCGAACCAATTACGATGGCATCAAACATCCGCCTATTCCTTTCAGATCGGTGAGACGCCGCCTTGGGCACGCGTTTCGGGAGTGATGGGAACAGACGGCTTCCAGGCGCCCGGATCATGTTCCCATTCGAGATCGTTGGTCAGAGCGGACTCCGACAGGTAGAACAGCACCACAATCAGTTCCTTGAGCTTGGCATAGCCAGGGTCGGTCACCGGCGGGCCAAACGAGAAGATTCCACCGGATGGCGCTTGTTTTTGCGGGGCAGGTTTCAGTGCCGCCGCATCATGCCTGGCGAGCAACGCGTTCCTCTTTTCGGCAGGCAGGGAGGCAAAGCCATTGGTGCCCCCCAGGCGATCGATCGCCTCCATCGCAGCAGCAAGCTCCTTGCGCCTGTCGGCCGAGGCCCAATCCGAATACAATGCATCCAGCGCTTTCGGCACACCCGCCATGACAGCACCGGGTGTATCGGTCTGCGGTATGATGGTATCGGCGATGGCAGTGGCGAGCTTCAGTTGCTCTCCCGTCAGTTTTGAGGCGGTTGAAGTCGGGCCTGTCAACGCATCGCAGGCGCTTAACGCAACGCTCGCTCCCGCCAGTACCAACGCGCGCTGCATCAGCGAGCGCCGGTTCATCAATCCGAGATCATTCATGCATCATCTCCCACCGATTTCCTTCGTTTTATCGTACCGCGCCGAGGGCGTTGATCGCGGAGCCTCAACCGCCGCCCCACGTCTTGCGGATCAGCCTGTAGCCTTCGGAATAGACCTGTTGCGGATCGGGAAAGCAGTCCCGCCACACGCGCGTCGCCGCGGCGAGTTCGGGTACTCCTCGCCCAAAAGCCTCGATGGTCAGCCAGCCATCGAAACCCAGGATTCTCAGTTCCTCTATCGTTTCACGGATCTTCGCGTGTCCGCTCCCGGGCGTTCCGCGATCGTTTTCCGAAATATGGACATGGGCAAGCCGGCCCGCGCGATAAAGTGCGCGCAACGCCGCGATGGGGTCCTTCTCCTCGATATGCGCATGGAAGGTGTCGTAAAGGATACCGAACCTCTCCGATCCCACCCGATCGGCATAGGCGATCGCCTGTTCACAGGTGTTGAGCAAATGCGCCTCGAAGCGGTTAAGCGGCTCAAGCGCGGATGCGATACCGGCCGCATCGAGCAGAGGCTGGATCTGGCGATGGACATGCGCGCAGCGTTCGAGTTCGGCTTCGCTGGGCCTATCGCCGGTAAAGACGCCTAGTGGCTGGAACCAAGGGCCCGCCAGAACCTGTCCGCCCAAAGCTACTGCACAATCCACGGTTCGCCGCAGATGATCGAAAGCCCGCGCCCGGTCGGCGGCATGCGGCGAAATCGGGCTATGCGCCTGATCCGGGATGATCGCGGCAACAGTACGTTCAAGGCCGATATCGTCCAGCATTTTCCCGAGGAGGCGATAATGCCCCTCGTCCGCCACCTGAAAGACAGGCACTTCGACACCATCGAACCCTGTGTCTTTCAGAGCCTGCAGGATATGTCTGTGTTCTTCGGTGACGTGACCGGTCCAAAGCAACAGATTCATACCGACCTTCATGTGCAGGCTCCTTCGCTCACGGCCTGCCTCGGCGCTCAACGAACCAAACCACGCCGAAGATCGCGAACAGCACGACCGGCACGATCGAGATGGCCTGAAAGGATTGTTCAGCAGCGAAGGCCAGGACCCGCTGCAGTTCCGGCCCCGGAGGTAGCGCCGCAAAGGCGGTTTCGCCCCCGGCGGCTTCGAGCTTCGCCCGATCGTAAATCTTGCCGATCTCGGGCAGCACGAAATAGATCGCCATGGCCCCCGCGAAACCGACGATACCGATGCCCCAAGGGCCGCTGCGCGGATAACGCCGTGCCACAGCCGCCAGCATGGTCGGCCACATGAAGCAGACGCCCAGCGCCCACAGCGTCGCGGCGACCAGCGCGGCAAGCGGCGTGACCGCCACGCTCAGCAAGTAGAGACCCATGGCCGCCGGAAGCGTGCAGAGCCACAGCAGCCCCATGTCCGAGAAGCGATGTTCGAGAGCCCCCGCGAAATGGCGCATGACGAACATGATCGCCGAGACATAGACCAGTACGAGGATGCCCGGCATTCCGACGGTCTGCGTCAGCGAGATATCGACCCACGATCCGGGTGCGAGTTCCGCCGAAGCGGTCAGGAACATCATCGCGAAGAATATCCAGAAGGTCGGCCGCTTGAACGGCTCCGCCAGCATATCCTTGATAGGAACGCCCAGAGCGGTGCTTTCCGTCTGGGGAAAGTCCTGCGTCAGCGCCCACGCACCGAACACCACAGCAGGCACCATGATCAACGCGATCAAGGCCCGCCAATCCAGGCCAAGGCTTTCGAAGAACAGCAGGCTGGCGAGGCCCCCGATCACGATCCCCGCCGGCCACCAGGCGTGCAGGCGATTGAGCTGGCCCGTCTTGTCATCCGGATAGAGCGCCGCCGTAACCGGATTGATCGTCGCTTCGGTGGCCCCCCAACCGAAGCCGCAGACAATCATCCCCAGCGTGAGCATGCCATAGACTGACGAAATCCCGATCATCGCAGGCGAAGCCAGGATCAGAAGCGGTCCGGCAATAAAGCAGGCAGAGGCGAACAGAATCGTTCGCTTGGCCCCGATCACGTCCAGCAAGGGGCTGATTGCGAGCAAGGACAAAGCAAAGCCGAGAAAGGAATTGCCCAGAGCCAACGCAATCATCTCCCCGGAATGCAAGGGAGCCGCCTGATCGAGCAGCGCGGCCTTGATCGCGCCGGACGCCCCCGTTCGGATCGAAAACGACAGGGCCGCTGTAAACAACGCAAGCACGCAGATCCAGAAAAGCGATCTTGGGTTTGGGCGGCCTGTGCTCATTATTCCTCTCCCTTGCGCCGCTATCGCGTTGTTCCGAGAATCTGCCCGATCAGGGTCTCGTCCACGCCGGATGCCGCGAAATCGTCGAACGCCTTATCGGCTTTGCGGATCATATGGCGGGCTATGAATGGAGCGCCTTCGGCCGCCCCCTGTTCCGGGTGCTTGAGCACGCATTCCCATTCGAGAACCGCCCAACCGTCATAACCGTATTGCGTCAGCTTCGAGATAATCGCCCCGAAATCGATCTGCCCGTCGCCCAGCGAACGAAATCGTCCCGGACGGTCGACCCAATCGGCATAGGAACCGTAGACCCCTGCACGCCCGTTGGGGCGGAACTCAGCATCCTTCACATGGAAGGCGCGAATCCGCTCGTGATAGATGTCGATGAAAGCGAGGTAGTCGAGCTGCTGCAGCACAAAATGCGAAGGGTCGTAGAGGATGTTCGCGCGCGGATGCTGGCCCACCGCATCGAGGAAGCGTTCGAAAGTCACCCCGTCATGCAGATCTTCCCCCGCATGCAGTTCGTAGCAGAGATCGACGCCGTTCTCCTCGAACGCATCGAGGATCGGTCTCCACCGCCGGCCTAGTTCGGCAAAGCCTTCCGCCACCAGGCCAGCCGGACGTTGCGGCCATGGATAGACCATGTGCCACATTAGCGCCCCGGAGAAGGTCGCATGGGACGTACAGCCGAACCTGCGGCTGGCCACGGCGGCCAGATTGAGTTGGTCGATCGCCCATTCCTGCCGCGCCGCCGGATTGCCGCGATACGCGCTAGGAGCAAAACCGTCGAACAGCCTGTCATAAGCCGGGTTAACCGCGACCAGCTGCCCTTGAAGATGTGTTGACAATTCAGTTACTTCCACGCCGTTGGCTGCGCAGATACCCTTGATCTCGTCGACATAGTCCTGACTTTCCGCCGCTCTGGCGAGATCGATCAGTCGGCTATCCGTTGTCGGGATCTGCACGCCCTTGTACCCGAGACTGGCGGCCCATTTGGTAATCGCATCGAGCGAATTGAACGGGCTCTCGTCGCTCACGAACTGCGCAAGGAAGATGGCGGGGCCTTTCATCGCAAAGCCCCCTCACCGGGATCAACGTCGACCCAGACCGCTCCCCGCTCGCTGGATGCCACGCAAGCATCGATAAATGCCATCCCGGCCAGTGCATCGGCCAAGGTCGCATAACCTGCCTCACCCGCCTGAGCAGCGCCGCGGATATGTTGGCCGAAGGCGCGGTAGATGTTGGCAAACGCTTCCAGATACCCTTCCGGATGCCCACCCGGCGTCCGTTGCAAGGCGGAAAGCCCCACAGGCAGATAGGTCCGGTCGGCCCCCGCGTGCCAGATTTCATCGGGGCGCGCCCTGCGCTTGACCGTCAGCCTGTTGGGGTCTTCCTGCCGCCAGTGAAGGCCCGCATCGTCACAATAGATCGCGATGGCAAGGTCGTTCATATCGCCGACACAGACCTGACTGGCAATCAGCGTGCCCCTGCCCCCTCCGCTCAGGCGAAACAGGGCCGCGCCATCATCGTCGATCACCCGCCCGGGAAGCATGGTCAATTCGGCACAAATAGAGGCGATCCGCTCGCCCGTGATGAATTCCACCAGATTGGCGGCATGGGTGCCGATATCACCAAATGCCCCGGCTGGGCCTGCCTGTACCGGATCCATCCGCCATTGCGCCTGCTTGTTTTCTCCGGCATCGGAAATGTGGGCGAGCCAATCCTGCGTGTATTTCACCGCAACGCGGCGCACCGCCCCGACTTTGCCCCCCACGATCATGTCACGCGCCAGCTTCACCATCGGATAAGCGGCGTAAGTATGCGTGATCGCGATCAAGCGGCCGGTCCGGTCGGCCGTTTCAGCAATGGCAATGGCATCCGCCATGGTAGCCGCCAGCGGCTTGTCGAGGATGACATCAAACCCGGCCTCCATCGCAGCGATGGCTGGCGGCGCATGCATGTGGTTCGGAGTTACGATGGCAACGGCTTCGATCCGCTCGTTTACAGGAAGAGAGATTTCCCGCTCGAACATCTCGGACCACGAACTGTAATTGCGGTTGGCAGGGAGGCCGATATCCTCACCCGACGCCCTGGCCTTGTCCGGGGTGGAGGAAAGCGCGCCGGCCACCAGTTGCCAGTTACCTGCGATGGCCGCTGCCGTTCGATGCACCCCACCGATAAAGGCGCCACGGCCACCACCGATCATACCGTAACGGATGGGGTTCATGCGATCAGTTCCCCGCCTTTGCCGGATTGGCGGGTGGGGCCGGCGTTTCGCATCCATCGCCTTTGAGCCGCAATGCCCATTCCGTGGCCCCTAGCAGCATGGCCTGATATTGCGGTTCGGCATAGGCTTCGGGCCGATGCCCCAATGCCGAATAGAGCGCCCGGCCCTTGCCCTGGCAGTGCCACCACACCATCGGGTGATCCTTGCCCATGGATACGTCCTGGCCGAACAATCCCTTGGGCTCATACGTGCTTTCATCGATGCTAACGAGGATGTGATAGCCCTTCTCACGCGGTGACTTGTCGAAAGCGTACCATTCATCGCTGCGTATCCACTCAGGCTTCATGCCTGCCGTGGCCGGATGATTGGTATCTTCGATCCGCAAGGTCGCCTGGGGGAATTGGGGGTTCATCGTATGGCCGATGAACTGTGCGCCGATCAGCTCGTTCACATACCATTTCCAGTCATAGGAATGATCGCCACCGGCCCCATGCACAGCAACGAATCCGCCGCCATTCTCGATATATGCCTTCAACGCAGAGCGCTGTTCGGGCGTGAAGACATCGCCGCTGACATTGTTGAACACCACCGCATCGAAGCGTTTGAGGATATCGGGTGAAAAAGTTGCACCGTTCTCGGTCTGGAAATGGCCCCATCCCTGCTTCCTGGCGATGCTCGCGAACAGCGCATTGCCTGCCGCCACGGCCGCATCATCACGGTATCCGTTCGTCTTGGAAAAGATGAGAATTGCCGGGCGATTGATGGCAGCAGGCATTTTCGGCGGTGTCGTTTCATAAACTTTGACCCCGCCAAGCAGCACCCTTTGGATGGTATCCCAATTGACTGCGGCTGTGATCGCGATCAGCGCCAGCAGACCTGCAAGTATCCAGAGGATTATACGTCCAACTTTGGCCATTTCGCTTCCTTCAATCTCTGCAACTACGTTCTGCGCTCAAGGACCGGCTTGATCACATTGTCGATGATCAGGCCGGTCATCAGGAACCGCAGCATTCTTGCTGCTACCGTCTCAGGGCCAGCTCCACTTTCCGTTCAGAACTTGTAGCTGGCAGTAAGGCCCGCTTCCCGCGGGTTCATCGTATTGACCAAGCGATAACCTGAATCGTAAGCTACATCCGCTGATGTCGCCTGAACGAAATTGCCCAGCGCGGTATTGGTGATCCGCTTCTGATTGAGAACGTTCTTGACGAACACATTGAACTCCCATCCCGCATCCTCGCTGCGAATGCCGGCATAGAGATTCAGCAGGGTGCGCGATGGATACTTGAAGTCCGCCCGGTCCGAATAAAAGCCCGGCCGATAGCTTACGATCCCGCGAACGAATGGAACGATATTGCCCATCGGGAACCGCAGTTCGGTATTCGCCGAAAGATTGAAATCCGGCATTTCAGCCAAGCGGCTATTGGAGATGCAATAGCTCACATTGCCATCGCCCTGCACGGTCGGGGTACCGTTCTGGTTTGGTATGCCGGAGCCATCGAAGTCATTACAGGGGAGCCGCGCACCACTGTACCGCGCATGAGCATAGGAGGCATTGATGCCGACATCCCAATCCTTGGTGATCCGGCCATTAACCTCTGCCTCGACGCCTTTGATCTTGGCATCCCCGTTATAGTTCGCAGACAGAAAACCGCTGCCGCTCGGGTCCAGGGCAGACTCCCAATAAATACTGTTGAAGCGGTTTATGAACCCGTTGAGCTTTTGATAGAAGGCTGCGACCGAGAAATCGATCCGCCGGTCAGCCAGAGACCCCTTGAAGCCCACTTCATAAGAATCTGTCTTCTCTCCTTTGGCTTGCAGGATATCGCTGCTGAGCCCCGCTTGGGTAATGACCCCAGTGGTGCCCGCCCGGAATGAATGCCCATACGCCGCATAGACATTGAGAGTGGGTGAGATTTCATACGTGATATTGAGCCCGCCCGTGATCGGCTTGTCGACGAGCTTCTGCAAATCAGGTGAAATGATTTCATAGGGCGGCACGATCACCTGCGATGGGTAATTCGCCAGAACATTGGGCCCGAGGGCAAGCCCCAGTTGTGTCGTGTGGATCGACTTTATGATCGAGTAGCGTATGCCGCCTTCGATTTTCAGCGGACCCGATTTGTAGCGCAAATTGGCATTGAACGACCACGTGGTGCGATCGATCGGCACCGTGACTATGGTATGGATCGGCAGATAGGGGAGATCGCCAATAACATCGGGCGAACTTGCCACCGAGACAGGGAAGAAGAAGCTGTCTCCAGGCTGCCGGACAACCGTAGTTCCAGTTTGCTTGGTGTAGAATGCACCGAGCCCCCAACCTAGACCTTCGTCGTTGTTCGAAGTCAGGCGCAGTTCGCCCGTCCAGACCTTGTAAGGACTCTTGACGTAAGAGTCCGCGATGTAGTTGGGGACAGCGTTGCCATCGTCGTTATCGCGATGCGTATTCAGCACCGAATATTGGTAGGCACCGATAAAAGCGAGCGTTGCCGGCCCCATATCCCAGTCGACATTGAGATTGACGAGATGGGACTTGTTATCGTTAACAAACTCGCCCTCGGACACAGCGCGATAATCGCTTGCGGCAAGCGGGGGGCCGGAACTTTCACTGGTATCCGGCACAAACCGTGATCCACCGCAATACGATGGCGCGAAATAGCAACCGACAAGATACGAAGGGTGATTTCCTGTCCCCACTACCTGTTGATACTGGCGGTTTCTAGCATGCAGGTACTGATAGGTCAGGTAAGCCGTGAGAGTGTCGGTCGGCTGCATTCCCAGCGTGGCCCGAAAGCTTTCGGTACGGCCCTTCGAATATTGGTCGCCACGATTGACATTGCGAACCTGATTGATCCGGTTGCCATCGATCAACCCAGCCACCCGGATAGCGAATTTTTCAGACAGTGGCACCGAAACCCCGCCCTGCAGGTTGTAGCCATCGCGTAGGGTCACAGTCCCTTGGACATAGCCTTCGGCCTTGTCGAAACTTGGGCGGCGAGTCGTGATCGTGATCGAGCCCGCAGGCGCGGAAAGACCGCGCAACAGCCCCTGCGGGCCACGCAGCACTTCGATCTGCTGAATATCGTAGATCGCCGTATACACCGTTTGCGCATCGGCTGGCGCCTCGTTGTAATATACGCGCACCGCGGGGCTGGTATTCGAGTCCGGGTCAAAGGACACGCCGCGCAAAGTGGTGGTGTTGTTGCGGCCGGAGTTGTTGGTCAGCTCAAGCCCCGGCGCGAGCTGCTGAACCCCTGACACATCGAGAATATTGAGCTTTTCAAGCTGCTCCCCAGTGGCAACGTTGACCGACATCGGAACGTCACGCAACGCCTCGTTCCGGCGCGTCGCGGTAACGATAATTTCACCGGACAGCTCAGCAGGCCGCACTTCCTCAGCCGCTTCTTGCGCCCATGCCACGTCCGCACCACCGGCAGCCAGAACAGCCGCCAAAACCGTATAGCTGACCCCACTCAGACACCGCCCCATCCCATCTCTCCCTTGGAAATCGCATTGAATTTATTTATTTTTTCCAAGCACCTCACAGGCTGACAGCCTGCAGAGCACCTTCTTCTGCCGCAAAAGCATCATATCGGCAGGATAAGGGGTATCGATTTATGAAACGGATTACAATATATAAATATTCTTAATTTTCAGTAAGATAAAGGTATATACTGAAGTATAAGTATTGGCTATGAAAGCGATTGCTATATTGGCATCCATACAGCGGGCTGGCTTGAAACCTCCCCGCTTGCGCTGGCGGAAAAAGGACCGTTGAAGGTTTTCATTCCAGCGATTGCCCGATGGCAGTGCTCAGCTAGAATGAGAGACCAATCCGAATTGTTGCGCCTCAGGGAAGGAACGCCGCCTCATGATCACCATCGCCGATGTAGCCCGTGCGGCAGGCGTATCGACGGCAACGGTCTCCCGAACCTTGAGCAACCCCAACGCAGTGAGCGAACGCCGCCGCAATGCCGTCCTCCAAGCTGTCGAGGCGCTAGGGTATTCGCCCAATTTTGCAGCCAAAAACCTTCGCACCACGCGTTCGCAACGCATTATTCTAACCGTGCCTGACATCTCGAATCCGTTCTATTCGGCGGTCATTCGCGGCGCCGAAGAAGCAGCCCAGACCGCCGGCTATTCCATTCTCATCGGCGACACGCGCCACGATTCTGAGCGTGAGGAATATTACGCCAAAATGCTGGCGCGCAGAGAGGCCGATGGCATGATCTTCCTCGGACACCGCCTCTCCCCCACCGCCGCCAGGATTGTCGCCAAGCAGGGCGCACAGGCGCCGGTAGTCAATGGCTGCGAATACGAACCGGCCCTAAACGTCTCCAGCGTCCATATCGCCAATGCCGTAGCTGCGGCCGAAGCCATGCAGCACCTCTACAACCTCGGTCATCGTCGCATCGGAGTGATTACTGGCCCGCTGCATAGCCCGCTGAGCCGCGATCGCCTGAATGGCGTTCAGGGCGCCGCCATGGGGCGCGG contains:
- a CDS encoding TonB-dependent receptor; its protein translation is MPRPRKPANPFRYFHSSPEVIRMAVMLYVRFPLSLRFRFIDMAPQTISAKVEYQFPPMAISQLGANLDYCYYYQGLTPTSTSDPRSKSEKYGLLDAHLTLSDIPIGGGKWRLSTFGRNLADKEYYIAQFNTGTSSAFFDQSRTYGLELSFEY
- a CDS encoding sugar phosphate isomerase/epimerase yields the protein MMVNRRNLLCAGLASLAGGTLASAAAASTRRFFSSRGTPLGLQLYTLDGDLKRDFDGTLQKVAELGIEVVEIASFHGRSAKQMRQSLNAAGLRATGLHVPVASLVPQVSGLTFGNIEEITAYAGELGVTQIVLPIIQFEDGNRWGEKIDIVTLAKKGGGVLSTDTYEHFSDFLNGLGAQLRKHGLRLGYHNHNVEFAPLGKTTGMEILLAQSDPDLVTFEMDAGWIAAAGHDPVEWLRRYPGRFTQMHVKDIKRNPVPNYAFQQHPAEVGSGDLNWPEILKAAWIAGVRSFYIEQEPPFSDGPVKAVARSSAYLKSI
- a CDS encoding GMC family oxidoreductase — encoded protein: MFDAIVIGSGMSGGIVAKELCERGLKTLVLERGRNLEPGEDYTDWMQPWELPNAGMIPENEVKRDYPIQSQCYAMSSANKDFWVKDSEHPYSTPEDKPFSWIRGNHVGGRSLMWGRQTYRLSPMDFEANAKDGHGVDWPIRYDDLAPWYDHIERFIGVSGSQEGLPQLPDGEFLPPFALNDGEQLFKRAVEAKFPGRKVIPGRVANLSKAQPHHVELGRATCQVRSFCERGCSYGAYHSSLSSSLPAAKKTGNLTLVADAIVHSIVHDPQTGKATGVRVIDANTKERRTYEAKIIFCNASTIGTAQILLNSASDAFPNGLANSSDMVGRNLMDHLYGLLAAGILPDGPNTTSFGRRPNGLYIPRFRNVSEPGGFLRGYGYQGGVMHAGWRATALGMPGIGAELKARTSHVGPWVVFITGFGEMLPNPDNRVTLHPTRKDKWGIPIVHIECAIGENERKMAAQMVADGKAMVEAAGGQIMATNAVPGAPGLGIHEMGTARMGKNPKTSVLNAFNQAHDVPNLFITDGAAMASSGCQNPSLTYMALSARAAHHAAEFLKEGKV
- a CDS encoding gluconate 2-dehydrogenase subunit 3 family protein, translated to MNDLGLMNRRSLMQRALVLAGASVALSACDALTGPTSTASKLTGEQLKLATAIADTIIPQTDTPGAVMAGVPKALDALYSDWASADRRKELAAAMEAIDRLGGTNGFASLPAEKRNALLARHDAAALKPAPQKQAPSGGIFSFGPPVTDPGYAKLKELIVVLFYLSESALTNDLEWEHDPGAWKPSVPITPETRAQGGVSPI
- a CDS encoding sugar phosphate isomerase/epimerase family protein yields the protein MKVGMNLLLWTGHVTEEHRHILQALKDTGFDGVEVPVFQVADEGHYRLLGKMLDDIGLERTVAAIIPDQAHSPISPHAADRARAFDHLRRTVDCAVALGGQVLAGPWFQPLGVFTGDRPSEAELERCAHVHRQIQPLLDAAGIASALEPLNRFEAHLLNTCEQAIAYADRVGSERFGILYDTFHAHIEEKDPIAALRALYRAGRLAHVHISENDRGTPGSGHAKIRETIEELRILGFDGWLTIEAFGRGVPELAAATRVWRDCFPDPQQVYSEGYRLIRKTWGGG
- a CDS encoding MFS transporter, giving the protein MLALFTAALSFSIRTGASGAIKAALLDQAAPLHSGEMIALALGNSFLGFALSLLAISPLLDVIGAKRTILFASACFIAGPLLILASPAMIGISSVYGMLTLGMIVCGFGWGATEATINPVTAALYPDDKTGQLNRLHAWWPAGIVIGGLASLLFFESLGLDWRALIALIMVPAVVFGAWALTQDFPQTESTALGVPIKDMLAEPFKRPTFWIFFAMMFLTASAELAPGSWVDISLTQTVGMPGILVLVYVSAIMFVMRHFAGALEHRFSDMGLLWLCTLPAAMGLYLLSVAVTPLAALVAATLWALGVCFMWPTMLAAVARRYPRSGPWGIGIVGFAGAMAIYFVLPEIGKIYDRAKLEAAGGETAFAALPPGPELQRVLAFAAEQSFQAISIVPVVLFAIFGVVWFVERRGRP
- a CDS encoding sugar phosphate isomerase/epimerase family protein: MKGPAIFLAQFVSDESPFNSLDAITKWAASLGYKGVQIPTTDSRLIDLARAAESQDYVDEIKGICAANGVEVTELSTHLQGQLVAVNPAYDRLFDGFAPSAYRGNPAARQEWAIDQLNLAAVASRRFGCTSHATFSGALMWHMVYPWPQRPAGLVAEGFAELGRRWRPILDAFEENGVDLCYELHAGEDLHDGVTFERFLDAVGQHPRANILYDPSHFVLQQLDYLAFIDIYHERIRAFHVKDAEFRPNGRAGVYGSYADWVDRPGRFRSLGDGQIDFGAIISKLTQYGYDGWAVLEWECVLKHPEQGAAEGAPFIARHMIRKADKAFDDFAASGVDETLIGQILGTTR